The following coding sequences are from one Virgibacillus necropolis window:
- a CDS encoding hydrolase, whose product MEKKNFYVNMGTQEVSQIKYGNNVDFIIQATDEEVLLLREKLNNMDQANTRAFFRAHVPIMSYHNDKSNDDYDIGMTGAYQMLYDLGDEQAKEHIKSMGILSDKHL is encoded by the coding sequence ATGGAAAAGAAAAATTTTTATGTTAATATGGGAACTCAAGAGGTATCACAAATAAAATACGGTAATAATGTAGATTTCATCATTCAAGCAACGGATGAAGAGGTGCTATTACTGCGGGAAAAACTAAATAACATGGATCAAGCGAACACCCGCGCATTTTTCCGTGCACATGTACCAATCATGTCTTATCACAATGATAAATCGAATGATGACTATGATATAGGGATGACTGGTGCATATCAAATGCTGTATGATTTAGGTGATGAACAAGCAAAAGAACATATTAAATCAATGGGAATCTTATCTGACAAGCATTTGTAA
- a CDS encoding RNA-guided endonuclease InsQ/TnpB family protein → MTKQNKAYKFRLLPTEKQALLIRQTFGCVRFTYNKMLTERKEFYETYKENKAKLQKEKFPTPAKYKQEFPFLKEVDSLALANAQLNLKKAYKNFFAGRAGFPTFKSGKSKQSYTTNVVNGNIAILDGHIKLPKLKRVKLNLHRVIPAEHIIKSCTLSMTKTGKYYISILTEYRKEIPLVMITNVVGLDFAMNGLYVESEQGEKANYPRFYRQKLDKLAKEQRVLARKQRGSTRFEKQRLKLAKLQEKTANQRRNFLHYQSKDLADTFDAVVIEDLNMKGMAQAFHFGKSVHDNGWGMFILFLTYKLKEQGKQLVKIDRWFPSTEKCSCCGKVKEMPFSERMYQCSCGYIADRDDNAAINIKKEGIRLLALS, encoded by the coding sequence ATGACAAAGCAAAACAAAGCCTATAAGTTTCGATTATTACCAACAGAAAAACAGGCTCTTTTGATTCGTCAAACATTTGGTTGTGTCCGATTCACTTATAATAAAATGCTAACTGAGCGAAAAGAATTCTATGAAACGTACAAGGAAAATAAAGCGAAACTTCAAAAGGAAAAGTTTCCGACCCCTGCTAAATATAAGCAGGAATTTCCTTTCCTGAAAGAAGTAGATTCTTTAGCCCTTGCAAATGCGCAACTAAATCTTAAAAAAGCCTACAAAAACTTTTTTGCTGGTCGTGCTGGTTTTCCAACATTCAAGAGTGGGAAATCGAAACAGTCCTATACAACCAATGTGGTGAATGGAAATATTGCCATTCTAGACGGCCATATCAAATTACCCAAGCTGAAACGAGTAAAGCTAAACCTGCATCGGGTCATCCCTGCTGAACATATCATTAAATCATGTACCCTTTCGATGACAAAGACAGGAAAATATTATATTTCCATTTTGACAGAATATCGAAAAGAGATTCCGCTAGTGATGATAACAAACGTTGTCGGGTTAGATTTTGCTATGAATGGCTTGTATGTGGAGAGTGAACAGGGTGAGAAAGCCAATTACCCTCGTTTCTATCGCCAAAAGTTGGACAAATTAGCGAAAGAACAACGTGTGTTGGCTCGTAAGCAGAGAGGTTCCACTCGCTTTGAAAAGCAACGGTTGAAACTTGCGAAATTACAAGAGAAAACGGCTAACCAAAGAAGGAATTTTCTTCATTATCAGTCAAAAGATTTAGCAGACACCTTTGATGCAGTCGTGATAGAAGATTTGAATATGAAAGGAATGGCGCAGGCATTCCATTTTGGAAAATCGGTTCATGACAATGGTTGGGGCATGTTCATCTTATTTCTGACCTATAAGCTCAAAGAACAGGGAAAACAACTGGTGAAAATTGATAGGTGGTTTCCTTCTACAGAAAAGTGTTCCTGTTGTGGAAAGGTAAAAGAAATGCCCTTTTCAGAACGCATGTATCAATGTTCTTGCGGATACATAGCAGATCGTGACGACAATGCAGCAATCAACATCAAAAAAGAAGGGATACGTTTATTAGCATTATCCTAA
- a CDS encoding ABC transporter permease, giving the protein MDNKSSEQLHEQYKKKFKHDKRIIFAWQLVILALFFGLWELASSLLWIDPLLFSSPSKVVTQIIDKFADGNFLVHLQVTVVETIIGFLIGTVLGVILATILWTSSKVAQVTNPYLFTANVMPKVALGPIIIVALGPGYLAITAMGALISAVITTLVVYSAFKEVDPNYVNLLKSFGASRAQCFREAVFPATLPTIISTLKVNVGLSWVGIIVGEFLVSKEGLGYLIIHGFQVFDFTLVMSALLLIAVCAAIMYKVVEKMEHVLMKHTLINQKK; this is encoded by the coding sequence ATGGACAATAAATCAAGTGAACAACTTCATGAACAATACAAGAAAAAGTTTAAACATGATAAACGAATTATTTTTGCATGGCAACTTGTTATACTAGCACTTTTTTTTGGATTATGGGAGTTAGCGAGTTCTCTTTTATGGATCGATCCGTTACTGTTTAGTTCTCCTTCTAAAGTTGTTACACAAATTATTGACAAATTTGCAGATGGAAATTTTCTTGTACATTTACAAGTAACTGTGGTTGAAACGATTATCGGGTTTTTAATCGGAACAGTTTTAGGCGTAATACTTGCAACTATTCTCTGGACATCATCTAAAGTTGCACAGGTTACAAACCCCTATCTTTTTACCGCAAATGTAATGCCAAAAGTTGCCCTAGGACCAATCATTATTGTAGCTTTAGGCCCTGGCTATTTAGCAATTACCGCCATGGGAGCACTTATTTCTGCGGTAATAACGACCCTTGTTGTCTATTCGGCATTCAAAGAAGTAGATCCAAACTATGTCAATTTATTAAAAAGCTTTGGTGCTTCGCGTGCGCAATGCTTTCGTGAAGCAGTTTTCCCAGCAACACTTCCAACCATTATCTCTACTTTAAAAGTAAACGTAGGACTTTCCTGGGTGGGTATAATTGTAGGTGAATTCTTAGTATCCAAAGAAGGCCTAGGTTATTTAATTATCCATGGATTTCAAGTATTTGATTTCACCCTAGTCATGTCTGCTTTACTCCTCATTGCAGTCTGTGCTGCAATTATGTATAAAGTCGTTGAGAAAATGGAACATGTGCTTATGAAACATACGTTAATAAACCAGAAAAAATAA
- a CDS encoding ABC transporter ATP-binding protein — protein MQTLTAKDLTLGYGEDIIIDDLNIAIPKGEITVLIGGNGCGKSTLLRSLARLLKPKGGDVVLDGEDIAKLGTKEVAKKLSILPQSPVTPEGLTVTELVKQGRHPYRGFLKQWSKDDENAVNKALESTNMVELKDRAVDSLSGGQRQRAWVAMTLAQETDTILLDEPTTYLDMTHQIDVLDLLFELNEKDGRTVVMVLHDLNLACRYAHHVVAIKDKKVYAQGKPEEIVNCNLVHDVFEMKCDVTFDPMFGTPMCIPHGKGRCIFANRGQELTKQSV, from the coding sequence ATGCAAACGTTAACAGCGAAAGACTTAACTCTTGGTTACGGTGAAGATATAATCATAGACGATTTAAATATAGCAATACCAAAAGGTGAAATCACAGTGTTAATTGGTGGAAATGGTTGTGGGAAATCAACATTACTTCGTTCATTAGCACGGTTACTTAAGCCAAAAGGTGGCGATGTTGTTTTAGATGGGGAAGATATTGCTAAACTCGGAACGAAAGAGGTAGCTAAAAAACTCTCCATCTTGCCACAAAGCCCTGTGACACCAGAAGGATTAACAGTAACGGAACTCGTTAAGCAAGGTCGTCATCCATATCGCGGTTTTTTAAAGCAATGGTCAAAGGATGATGAAAATGCAGTAAACAAAGCGCTTGAATCAACTAATATGGTTGAATTAAAAGATCGTGCTGTTGACTCTTTATCCGGTGGGCAGCGACAACGGGCATGGGTAGCGATGACATTAGCTCAAGAAACAGATACCATTTTATTAGATGAGCCTACAACCTATCTAGATATGACACATCAAATTGATGTATTAGATCTGTTGTTCGAATTAAATGAAAAAGATGGCCGTACGGTTGTTATGGTATTACATGATTTAAATTTAGCTTGTCGCTATGCACATCATGTGGTAGCAATTAAGGATAAAAAGGTTTATGCACAAGGTAAACCAGAGGAAATTGTTAATTGTAATTTAGTTCATGACGTTTTCGAAATGAAATGTGATGTCACATTTGACCCAATGTTTGGTACTCCGATGTGCATTCCTCATGGAAAAGGCCGCTGCATCTTCGCAAATCGCGGACAGGAACTAACAAAACAATCTGTATAA
- a CDS encoding DUF488 domain-containing protein, producing the protein MEIYTIGHSSHSKETFLKMLTNASIEALVDVRAFPGSRKFPQFSKDQMMKWLKDANIAYHHLSKLGGRRKKSSSVGLKLNDGWNNQSFHNYADYTLSDTFQGGIDELSKIASKQRTAYFCSESHPARCHRLIISNWLSANDWKVKHIIEQNNNTFEVIDHELGKWGAMPIIEKNGIVVYPET; encoded by the coding sequence ATGGAAATATATACAATTGGCCATTCCAGCCACTCTAAAGAAACATTCCTGAAAATGCTCACAAATGCATCAATCGAAGCACTAGTAGATGTACGTGCGTTTCCTGGTAGCCGAAAGTTCCCACAGTTTTCAAAGGATCAGATGATGAAGTGGTTAAAAGACGCTAACATTGCGTATCATCACCTATCGAAACTTGGCGGCCGACGGAAAAAATCTAGTTCTGTAGGTTTAAAGTTAAATGATGGTTGGAATAATCAATCCTTTCACAATTATGCTGATTATACGTTATCAGACACTTTCCAGGGAGGCATTGATGAACTAAGCAAAATAGCCTCGAAGCAGCGTACAGCATATTTTTGTTCAGAAAGTCATCCAGCACGTTGCCATCGTTTGATTATTAGCAACTGGCTTTCTGCAAATGACTGGAAAGTGAAACATATTATTGAACAAAACAATAATACATTCGAAGTAATTGACCATGAACTCGGAAAGTGGGGTGCAATGCCGATTATTGAAAAAAATGGCATCGTTGTATATCCAGAAACGTGA
- the ytkD gene encoding RNA deprotection pyrophosphohydrolase: MNTFRDFYNNEVKLTFEDHYFSKEPKHVWVICRYNNKWLLTRHKDRGMEFPGGKVEEGETAQQAAVREVKEETGGVINWIVYVGQYYVAGKGGTVIKNVYYAIVNELVDQPTYFETHGPVLLEKVPDNVRHNAKFSFIMKDDVLTHCMKKIKKIYSTEK, from the coding sequence ATGAATACGTTTAGGGATTTTTATAACAATGAGGTAAAGCTAACATTCGAAGATCACTATTTTTCAAAAGAGCCAAAGCATGTATGGGTAATTTGTAGGTACAACAATAAATGGTTGTTAACCAGACATAAGGATAGGGGTATGGAATTCCCTGGTGGAAAAGTAGAGGAAGGCGAGACAGCTCAACAAGCTGCAGTACGTGAGGTGAAAGAAGAAACTGGTGGAGTAATAAACTGGATAGTCTATGTTGGTCAGTATTATGTTGCCGGTAAGGGTGGAACGGTGATAAAAAATGTTTATTATGCGATCGTTAATGAATTGGTTGACCAACCTACTTACTTTGAAACACATGGACCAGTTCTATTAGAAAAAGTTCCTGATAATGTAAGACATAATGCCAAGTTTAGTTTTATTATGAAAGATGATGTTCTAACACATTGTATGAAAAAAATTAAAAAAATCTATTCAACAGAAAAATAA